A single genomic interval of Streptomyces graminofaciens harbors:
- a CDS encoding ATP-binding protein, which translates to MPSRLPGEPDTLAPEQALDGAVEHESMLFDRRRTTPGAARSFVAETLTQWGRTERLDDIRLCTSELATNAVLHGAPAGGQVLVRVELHTTVLRIEVHDGGNGTPTKQEPRSTTDDGRGLLLVSAVADHWGVEKRQGPGKCVWAAFHHSAVPTC; encoded by the coding sequence ATGCCCAGCAGACTGCCCGGCGAGCCGGACACCCTCGCACCGGAACAAGCCCTCGACGGCGCCGTCGAGCACGAATCGATGCTCTTCGACCGACGCCGGACCACCCCAGGCGCCGCCCGCTCCTTCGTCGCCGAGACCCTTACCCAATGGGGCCGGACCGAACGCCTCGACGACATCCGGCTGTGCACCTCCGAACTCGCCACCAACGCCGTCCTGCACGGAGCTCCTGCAGGCGGTCAGGTCCTCGTACGAGTCGAACTGCACACCACAGTGCTGCGCATCGAGGTGCACGACGGCGGCAACGGCACACCCACCAAGCAGGAGCCACGGAGCACCACCGACGACGGCCGCGGCCTCCTGCTGGTCTCTGCCGTCGCCGACCACTGGGGCGTGGAGAAGCGCCAGGGCCCCGGCAAGTGCGTCTGGGCCGCCTTCCACCACAGCGCGGTGCCCACATGCTGA